A section of the Methanococcus vannielii SB genome encodes:
- the larB gene encoding nickel pincer cofactor biosynthesis protein LarB, whose product MDLKSVLDNVKNNKTDIETAEATIRSMGYVSVTDIAKIDTFRKHRTGVMEAILAEGKTPEDVVKIAKAQMNASGRVLITRIGDKHKEALQSNFNSGEIEWGIHSTTAVVHNGTPIKKTGGVVAVITAGTADIDVAEEAKMTASEMGCDTIAIYDVGVAGLHRLVNEMAILKDKKPDSIIVAAGREGTLPTVVSALVDVPVVGLPVSTGYGAGAKGEAALLAMLQSCSVVSVVNIDAGFVAGAFAARIANQVAEARNKIMGQ is encoded by the coding sequence ATGGATCTCAAAAGTGTATTGGATAATGTAAAAAATAATAAAACAGATATAGAAACTGCGGAAGCGACAATTCGTTCAATGGGGTACGTTTCAGTAACCGATATTGCTAAAATTGATACTTTTCGAAAACACCGAACCGGAGTCATGGAAGCAATACTTGCTGAAGGAAAAACCCCTGAAGACGTGGTGAAAATTGCAAAAGCCCAAATGAATGCAAGCGGACGTGTTCTTATCACCCGTATTGGTGATAAACATAAAGAAGCTTTACAGTCAAATTTCAATTCGGGAGAGATTGAGTGGGGCATTCATTCCACTACCGCAGTAGTTCATAACGGTACGCCAATTAAAAAAACAGGTGGCGTAGTTGCAGTGATTACCGCAGGTACTGCAGATATTGATGTAGCAGAAGAAGCAAAAATGACCGCATCAGAAATGGGCTGTGATACAATCGCAATTTATGATGTCGGCGTTGCAGGACTTCACAGGCTCGTTAATGAAATGGCGATACTGAAAGATAAAAAACCAGATTCAATCATAGTTGCTGCAGGAAGGGAAGGAACACTTCCAACAGTTGTTTCTGCACTCGTTGATGTTCCAGTTGTCGGTCTTCCAGTTTCTACGGGTTATGGTGCAGGTGCAAAAGGTGAAGCAGCACTTTTAGCAATGCTTCAATCATGTTCAGTTGTATCTGTCGTAAATATCGATGCAGGGTTTGTTGCAGGGGCATTTGCCGCAAGAATTGCGAATCAAGTTGCCGAAGCACGTAATAAAATAATGGGGCAATAA
- a CDS encoding TetR/AcrR family transcriptional regulator, with translation MCQNRTKIPNTKETIINNAKQIFLEKGYNNTLLLDIAKKCGLTRGGIYHYFKNKEDLFLEVMNKILDENETLFLLLLDKDVSFKELLYDLCLLCIEFGKNCTVETKDSKIFFKHFSELLETKKELSDRTKKMYENILKKLNMKIKEAQLSGEIKNHLDSKELAVQISIIFEGATYSSYYLNLDYEKTVITSFNLFWEFIKA, from the coding sequence ATGTGCCAAAATAGAACTAAAATCCCAAATACAAAAGAAACAATAATTAATAACGCAAAACAGATATTTTTAGAAAAAGGGTATAATAATACCTTACTTTTAGATATAGCAAAAAAGTGCGGCCTAACTAGGGGTGGAATATATCACTACTTTAAAAATAAAGAGGATTTATTTTTAGAGGTGATGAATAAAATATTAGATGAAAATGAAACTCTTTTTTTATTATTATTGGATAAAGATGTATCTTTTAAAGAGTTACTCTATGATTTATGTTTATTATGCATTGAATTTGGGAAAAATTGTACAGTTGAAACTAAGGACTCCAAAATATTTTTCAAACATTTTTCAGAACTACTTGAAACTAAAAAAGAATTAAGTGATAGAACTAAAAAAATGTATGAAAATATATTAAAAAAGCTAAATATGAAAATAAAAGAAGCTCAATTAAGTGGCGAAATTAAAAATCATTTAGATTCAAAAGAACTTGCAGTCCAAATCTCGATAATTTTTGAAGGAGCCACGTATTCTTCATACTACTTAAATTTAGATTATGAAAAAACAGTAATTACTTCATTTAATTTATTTTGGGAGTTTATTAAGGCATAA
- the hisD gene encoding histidinol dehydrogenase, translated as MIVKKISELNERDLETILNRNKNNISHILPKVSEILENVKNNGDFALKEYTKKFDGVEIDDFRVTPEEIEKAYEKIDSKVVESLEKAYENIWEFHEIQLKNINEWEVEKNGVRAGQVIRSVEKAGCYVPGGRAFYPSTVLMTVTPAKVSGVKKVVVTSPPNGTEGNPATLVASDISKADEIYKVGGAQAIGALAYGTKTVPKVDIIVGPGNVFVTAAKKLVYGDVSIDFPAGPSEVLIMCDETTNEEYVAVDFLAQAEHDPDASCIITVNSEEKAKKIKEKIFEELKTAKRTEIIEKSIKNSAIIIGSIDECIKLTNEYAPEHLEIMTENPREILNFIENAGSIFLGNYAPVSVGDYATGTNHVLPTSACAKMYSGLSVETFIKKPTVQELSKNGLLGISNVVTTIAEAEGLFNHSEAVKRRLKD; from the coding sequence ATGATTGTTAAAAAAATATCAGAATTAAATGAAAGAGACCTTGAAACCATACTTAATAGAAATAAAAATAATATATCGCATATTTTACCAAAAGTCAGCGAAATACTTGAAAATGTGAAAAATAACGGAGATTTCGCATTAAAGGAATATACTAAAAAGTTTGACGGAGTAGAAATTGATGATTTTAGGGTAACTCCTGAAGAAATTGAAAAAGCATATGAAAAAATTGATTCAAAAGTTGTAGAATCACTTGAAAAAGCATATGAAAATATATGGGAATTTCATGAAATACAGCTGAAAAATATTAATGAATGGGAAGTTGAAAAGAATGGAGTAAGGGCAGGGCAGGTTATAAGATCTGTTGAAAAAGCAGGATGTTACGTTCCGGGAGGTCGTGCATTTTACCCTTCAACAGTTTTAATGACCGTAACTCCTGCAAAAGTTTCAGGCGTAAAAAAAGTAGTTGTGACCTCCCCTCCAAATGGGACAGAAGGAAATCCTGCAACACTTGTCGCATCAGACATTTCAAAGGCAGATGAAATTTATAAAGTTGGGGGGGCACAAGCTATTGGAGCCCTTGCATATGGGACTAAAACGGTTCCAAAAGTGGATATAATCGTTGGACCGGGAAATGTCTTTGTTACTGCTGCTAAAAAACTAGTATATGGTGATGTTTCAATTGATTTTCCCGCAGGGCCTTCTGAAGTGCTTATAATGTGTGATGAAACTACTAACGAAGAATACGTTGCAGTTGACTTTTTGGCTCAAGCTGAACACGATCCAGATGCCTCATGCATAATTACAGTAAATAGTGAAGAAAAAGCTAAAAAAATAAAAGAAAAGATATTTGAAGAATTAAAAACTGCAAAAAGAACCGAAATAATTGAAAAATCAATTAAAAACTCCGCAATTATTATTGGTTCGATTGATGAGTGTATAAAATTAACAAACGAATATGCTCCAGAACATCTTGAAATAATGACTGAAAATCCAAGGGAAATTTTAAATTTCATTGAGAATGCAGGAAGCATTTTTTTAGGTAACTATGCTCCAGTTTCAGTTGGGGACTATGCAACTGGAACAAATCACGTTCTTCCAACTTCTGCTTGTGCAAAAATGTATTCTGGATTAAGCGTTGAAACATTTATTAAAAAACCAACCGTACAGGAATTATCTAAAAACGGACTTTTAGGTATCAGTAACGTTGTAACGACTATTGCAGAAGCAGAAGGACTTTTTAATCACTCCGAAGCAGTAAAACGGCGATTAAAAGATTGA
- a CDS encoding cation transporter encodes MQEKKESNALLIGAAANIFMAVLAWFTVYYSNSEAILLDGNYSFIMFLGVLVALKIVAVRANRTKTFPFGKFYYESLYGFIKGLMILGVLIMSVTTAVIRITFYFTGYLDNIPMLIPEPILHYALICAVICYIVSFYYFQQNRKFTNKSILLRTEQKSAFVDGTLSLGIGFGVFLFSRGGEIGFIPYLADSFFVLVLASMLIKEPLTIIRESIIELAGGALQDDAKRKEFETIITLNMPETLKIENIFISKNGSKYIIFIYISTDELVYNKKDIITARTNITNILSKNHPYLSINIIPDGHINV; translated from the coding sequence ATGCAAGAAAAAAAAGAAAGTAATGCTTTATTAATAGGGGCAGCCGCCAATATTTTTATGGCGGTACTTGCATGGTTTACGGTTTATTATTCAAATTCTGAGGCAATACTTTTAGACGGCAATTATAGCTTTATAATGTTCTTAGGCGTATTGGTGGCCCTTAAAATTGTTGCAGTTAGGGCGAACCGAACAAAAACTTTTCCATTTGGAAAATTCTATTATGAGTCACTTTATGGATTTATTAAAGGACTTATGATCCTTGGTGTTTTAATAATGTCGGTTACTACAGCCGTTATTCGAATTACCTTTTATTTTACAGGATATTTAGATAATATACCGATGCTAATTCCAGAACCAATACTTCATTATGCATTAATTTGTGCGGTTATATGTTACATTGTTTCTTTCTATTATTTTCAACAAAACCGTAAATTCACTAACAAGAGCATCTTATTAAGGACTGAACAAAAATCAGCATTTGTTGATGGTACTCTTTCTTTAGGTATTGGTTTTGGGGTATTTTTATTTTCTAGGGGGGGCGAAATTGGATTTATCCCGTATTTAGCAGATTCATTTTTTGTTTTAGTTCTAGCTTCAATGTTAATCAAAGAGCCTTTGACAATTATTAGGGAATCAATAATTGAACTTGCAGGGGGAGCATTACAAGATGATGCAAAGCGAAAAGAATTTGAAACAATTATTACGTTAAATATGCCTGAAACATTGAAAATTGAAAACATATTTATCAGCAAAAATGGCAGTAAGTACATAATTTTTATTTACATTTCAACTGATGAATTAGTTTACAATAAAAAGGATATCATAACAGCAAGGACTAATATTACTAATATACTTTCAAAAAATCATCCTTATCTTTCAATAAATATTATTCCTGATGGCCATATAAATGTTTAA
- a CDS encoding ABC transporter substrate-binding protein, giving the protein MLTILLFISGCLSNSSKQLTNNEGTLTVGVVPYVVPLSYYENGKLTGFEIDYANYLGNKLNLKVEFVPYEFKDILNAVENKEVDIAISCITITPERKKRVHFSRPYLKTGSVVAVFSTEEVSDISDFDGKKIGVLKGSVHENYALEFKKVRNIEVITYNTQSSLINGLKSNEVYAVIIDKIYLDSLKNDIPIKEAIVLDVQYIGIASKLNTPILENINQVILELEEDGTYKLLHEKWFQ; this is encoded by the coding sequence ATGTTAACAATATTATTGTTTATTTCAGGATGCTTATCTAATAGTAGTAAGCAGCTGACTAATAATGAAGGAACTTTAACCGTAGGGGTAGTTCCTTACGTAGTACCATTATCATATTATGAAAATGGGAAACTAACCGGTTTTGAAATAGATTATGCTAATTATCTAGGGAATAAACTAAATTTAAAAGTTGAATTTGTCCCATATGAATTTAAAGATATATTAAATGCGGTTGAAAATAAAGAAGTAGATATTGCAATTTCATGTATTACGATTACTCCTGAAAGAAAAAAAAGGGTTCATTTTTCAAGACCTTACTTAAAAACAGGTTCCGTAGTTGCAGTATTTAGTACTGAAGAAGTATCCGATATTTCTGACTTTGATGGTAAAAAAATAGGCGTTTTAAAAGGTTCAGTTCATGAAAATTATGCGCTTGAGTTTAAAAAAGTAAGAAATATTGAAGTAATCACATATAACACTCAAAGTAGCTTGATTAATGGATTAAAATCTAATGAAGTTTACGCTGTAATTATTGATAAAATTTACTTGGATTCCCTAAAAAATGATATTCCGATAAAAGAAGCAATTGTGCTTGATGTACAGTACATTGGAATTGCATCTAAGTTAAATACTCCAATTTTAGAAAATATAAATCAGGTTATTTTAGAACTTGAAGAAGATGGAACTTACAAATTACTCCATGAAAAGTGGTTTCAATAG
- a CDS encoding helix-turn-helix domain-containing protein has product MNSKAIFTNPTVLRSLKKSKLRKKVLYFLYDSYPNGTYLSELSRKVRSDPANVLGCLKGMNTRYNGSSSLIELGLIVYIEEDGIKIYKMTEYGKNIVKYLKESDSKKVNLDGDIYG; this is encoded by the coding sequence TTGAATTCAAAAGCCATATTTACTAATCCTACAGTACTTAGATCATTAAAAAAGAGTAAACTTAGAAAAAAAGTATTATATTTCCTATATGATTCTTACCCTAATGGAACATATCTTTCAGAACTTTCCAGAAAAGTTAGATCTGATCCTGCAAATGTATTGGGGTGCTTAAAAGGAATGAATACTAGATATAATGGTAGTTCTTCGTTAATTGAACTTGGACTTATAGTTTACATTGAAGAAGACGGAATTAAAATTTACAAAATGACCGAATACGGAAAAAACATTGTAAAATATTTAAAAGAGTCCGATTCTAAGAAAGTAAATTTGGATGGTGATATTTATGGATAA
- the cobA gene encoding uroporphyrinogen-III C-methyltransferase yields the protein MKVILVGAGPGDEELITLKGIEAIKNADVIVYDDLIGEKLLKYSKKDAELIYVGKRKGKHSHKQEEINKILIDKAKENKLVVRLKGGDSFVFGRGGEEVLALKGEGIEYEMVPGITSSIAVPEIFGIPVTHRKVSTSFTVVTGHEAEDKSEGEMQVKLSELNADTIVILMGITTLEKHVSELLKNPKRTLDTPVAILMNGSRENQRIVRGTLSNIVDTSKLENVSPPGIIIIGDVVNIL from the coding sequence ATGAAAGTAATTTTAGTTGGTGCAGGGCCTGGTGACGAAGAATTAATTACACTAAAAGGAATTGAAGCAATAAAAAATGCAGATGTAATCGTTTATGATGATTTAATAGGGGAAAAATTGCTAAAATATTCTAAAAAAGATGCAGAACTTATCTATGTGGGTAAACGGAAAGGAAAACATTCACATAAGCAAGAGGAAATAAACAAAATTTTGATAGATAAAGCAAAGGAAAATAAATTGGTTGTAAGGCTTAAGGGTGGAGATTCTTTTGTTTTTGGCCGAGGGGGCGAGGAAGTTTTAGCACTAAAAGGAGAAGGAATAGAATATGAAATGGTTCCAGGAATTACTTCATCAATTGCAGTTCCGGAAATTTTTGGAATTCCTGTAACCCATAGAAAAGTTTCAACGTCATTTACTGTTGTCACAGGACACGAAGCAGAAGATAAGTCCGAAGGTGAAATGCAAGTTAAATTAAGTGAACTAAATGCAGATACGATTGTTATATTAATGGGGATTACAACACTTGAAAAACATGTATCTGAACTTTTGAAAAACCCTAAACGGACTTTGGATACGCCTGTTGCAATATTGATGAATGGTTCACGTGAAAATCAAAGAATTGTTCGTGGAACTCTTTCAAATATTGTTGATACGTCAAAACTTGAAAATGTATCTCCCCCAGGAATTATAATCATTGGAGATGTTGTTAATATTCTTTAA
- a CDS encoding tetratricopeptide repeat protein produces MKIKQYILLLILTTSLILTSGCLDEIINKDSPDSLNKVGLEYYNSFDYQTAITYFDKAIEVDSKFKESWYNKGNSLNALQRYDEAIFCFDKALELDPNNHYYLSSKGYSLNSLQRYDEAIFCYSKALDSEPNNSYYLSGKGYALYYGRNKEEAVTYFDKAIESDPNYAYAWYFKGNIYYESGEYQTAITYFDKALNVDPNFEFARSGKINAEKELNK; encoded by the coding sequence TTGAAAATCAAACAATATATTTTATTATTAATATTAACTACGTCCTTGATTTTAACTTCAGGATGTCTAGATGAAATTATTAATAAAGACAGTCCAGACTCGTTAAACAAAGTAGGGCTTGAGTATTACAACAGTTTTGACTATCAAACAGCGATTACTTATTTTGATAAAGCAATTGAAGTTGACTCTAAATTTAAAGAATCATGGTATAATAAGGGAAATTCACTAAATGCACTTCAAAGGTATGATGAAGCAATTTTCTGTTTTGATAAGGCACTTGAATTAGATCCAAATAATCACTACTATTTAAGTTCTAAGGGGTATTCATTAAATAGTTTGCAGAGGTATGATGAAGCAATTTTCTGCTACAGTAAAGCATTAGACTCTGAACCAAATAACTCTTACTATCTAAGTGGTAAAGGATATGCATTATACTATGGCAGAAATAAAGAGGAAGCAGTTACTTATTTTGATAAAGCAATTGAGTCTGATCCTAATTATGCATATGCGTGGTATTTTAAAGGTAATATATATTATGAAAGTGGAGAATATCAAACAGCGATTACTTATTTTGATAAAGCACTAAATGTTGACCCTAACTTTGAATTTGCACGGTCAGGTAAAATAAATGCAGAAAAAGAACTTAATAAATAA
- a CDS encoding ATP-dependent DNA ligase, whose protein sequence is MLFNEFCKIIEKIENTPKRLEKIDYFVEIIDFVKNHGKPENLKEICQVSIGRVFAEYENREIGIGPNLLIEAIKTTGISENDLNLKIKETGDIGISVEHLSSKIKQISLFNEPLTFEEVYSTIKKLSTIEGTSSQKKKIRIISNLLIIANPIESRYISRLILEDMRIGMNIPTILAAFSNYFGIEKEKIEKVYAVTNDIGLIGKKLLENSNFEEDPELNLTVFRPIKPMLAQLTPSIEEAVIEMKNPQFETKYDGARVQVHKSNGEVKIYSRRLEDITNSVPELVLEIKNLEVDNVILEGECVAMNLENGKPRPFQDILRRFRRKYDIDKMTEEVSLRIYFFDILYHNKGLIDLPLFERRNILENIFGTNNWDLELKKIENEIKSNKMLFTSFKVSSTDLKIAKEFFKWSLSIGHEGIMVKNLNAIYTPGSRVKTMCKIKQTLENLDVVVTRAKIGMGKRKDWYGSYEISVKGDDESLHVIGNVGSGLTEEDLEKLTKIANEIKIEDLGGEVILEPKIVLEVTYEEIQTSEKYEMGYALRFPRVVGIREDKSINDINSLDDVKKIYEIERKRK, encoded by the coding sequence ATGCTTTTTAATGAATTTTGTAAAATAATTGAAAAAATTGAAAATACTCCAAAAAGACTTGAAAAAATAGATTATTTTGTTGAAATAATTGATTTTGTTAAAAATCATGGAAAACCTGAAAATTTAAAAGAGATTTGTCAGGTATCCATTGGAAGAGTATTTGCAGAATATGAAAATAGGGAGATAGGAATAGGCCCAAACTTACTTATTGAAGCCATTAAAACAACGGGAATTTCTGAAAATGATTTAAATTTAAAGATAAAAGAAACTGGTGACATTGGAATTTCAGTTGAACATTTAAGTTCAAAAATAAAGCAAATTTCATTGTTTAATGAACCTTTGACCTTTGAAGAAGTTTATTCTACAATAAAAAAGTTATCAACTATTGAAGGAACTTCTTCACAAAAGAAAAAGATTAGAATAATTTCAAATCTCCTGATTATAGCAAATCCTATCGAATCAAGATACATTTCAAGATTAATTTTGGAAGATATGCGAATTGGGATGAATATTCCAACGATTTTAGCAGCGTTTTCAAATTATTTTGGGATTGAAAAGGAAAAAATAGAAAAAGTATATGCTGTTACAAATGATATAGGGCTCATTGGTAAAAAGTTACTTGAAAATTCAAATTTTGAAGAAGATCCTGAACTAAATCTTACTGTTTTTAGGCCAATAAAGCCCATGCTTGCACAATTAACGCCTTCAATTGAAGAAGCAGTTATTGAAATGAAAAATCCTCAATTTGAAACTAAATACGATGGAGCAAGAGTTCAAGTACATAAATCAAATGGTGAAGTAAAAATATACAGTCGAAGGCTTGAAGACATTACAAATTCCGTTCCAGAACTAGTTTTAGAGATTAAAAACTTAGAAGTAGATAATGTAATTTTAGAGGGGGAATGTGTTGCCATGAACCTTGAAAACGGTAAGCCAAGGCCTTTTCAAGATATTTTAAGACGTTTTAGGAGGAAATATGACATTGATAAAATGACTGAAGAAGTAAGTTTGAGAATATATTTTTTCGACATTTTATACCACAATAAAGGATTAATTGATTTACCTTTGTTTGAAAGAAGAAATATTTTGGAAAACATTTTTGGAACTAATAATTGGGATTTGGAACTTAAAAAAATAGAAAATGAAATAAAATCTAACAAAATGCTTTTTACATCGTTTAAAGTAAGCAGCACTGACCTAAAAATTGCAAAGGAATTTTTTAAATGGAGCTTAAGTATTGGACATGAAGGAATCATGGTGAAAAATTTAAATGCAATTTATACTCCTGGAAGTCGTGTAAAAACAATGTGTAAGATTAAACAGACTTTAGAAAACCTTGATGTTGTTGTAACTCGTGCAAAAATAGGAATGGGTAAAAGAAAGGACTGGTATGGGTCGTATGAAATTTCAGTTAAGGGTGACGACGAAAGCTTACACGTTATTGGGAATGTTGGAAGCGGACTTACCGAAGAAGATTTAGAAAAACTTACAAAAATCGCTAATGAAATAAAAATAGAGGATTTAGGTGGAGAAGTTATACTTGAACCAAAAATAGTTCTAGAGGTAACTTATGAAGAAATTCAAACTTCAGAAAAATATGAAATGGGCTATGCACTTAGATTTCCAAGGGTTGTTGGAATAAGAGAAGACAAATCTATAAATGACATTAACTCATTAGATGATGTGAAGAAAATATACGAAATAGAACGAAAAAGAAAATAG
- the cgi121 gene encoding KEOPS complex subunit Cgi121, translating to MIIKGVKNSKVPEEIFKMNLEFQLLNADLIATKTHILQGIYQAETKKNISSSIWVEILLRISGTKQISNAIKTFGAKSGNVCIICKDLETFQKILDLIGGTLDDEVLELNEYKEDKIKTLFDIKNCKNLVERVCEKVALIEVI from the coding sequence ATGATAATAAAGGGCGTTAAAAATTCAAAAGTGCCTGAAGAAATATTTAAAATGAACCTTGAATTTCAGCTATTAAATGCAGATTTGATTGCAACGAAAACACATATTTTACAAGGGATATATCAGGCAGAAACAAAAAAAAATATTTCAAGCAGTATTTGGGTTGAAATCCTTTTAAGAATTTCGGGAACAAAACAGATATCAAATGCAATAAAAACCTTTGGTGCAAAATCAGGAAACGTGTGCATTATATGTAAAGATTTAGAAACTTTTCAAAAAATATTAGATTTAATAGGCGGAACTTTGGATGATGAAGTATTGGAACTAAATGAATATAAAGAAGATAAAATAAAAACCTTATTTGACATTAAAAATTGTAAAAATCTTGTTGAAAGAGTTTGTGAAAAAGTTGCCCTTATTGAGGTCATCTAA
- a CDS encoding LytS/YhcK type 5TM receptor domain-containing protein, with amino-acid sequence MLRSRRPEEIKKEKMNVYAITFLLSILVNVIGGYSIYLFSLPAYLDTVGTILSGVLMGPVIGGVVGLISGLLLSVLVNPANLYFTPINILIGIVTGVIFRKYYFTLKNIILTAVLVIVFSVILGTLIEYFVFGGFAGKPLVMITEGLVSAGIDLIIAVKISNLFTNILDKFLSFAFVFLIISIMDNYEIIELFNLKIK; translated from the coding sequence ATGCTTAGATCAAGACGTCCCGAAGAAATAAAGAAAGAAAAAATGAATGTATATGCTATAACATTCCTATTAAGTATTTTAGTAAATGTTATTGGCGGATATTCAATATATTTATTTAGTCTTCCAGCATATCTTGATACAGTTGGAACAATACTTTCAGGGGTATTAATGGGCCCAGTTATAGGTGGAGTTGTTGGACTTATTTCTGGACTTTTACTTTCAGTACTAGTAAACCCTGCAAACCTATATTTTACTCCAATTAATATACTAATTGGAATAGTTACTGGAGTTATATTTAGAAAATACTATTTTACATTGAAAAATATAATTTTAACAGCAGTTTTAGTTATAGTATTTTCAGTAATTTTGGGAACACTTATTGAATACTTTGTATTTGGTGGATTTGCAGGAAAACCTCTTGTAATGATAACTGAAGGATTAGTTTCTGCGGGAATTGACTTAATTATTGCAGTAAAAATTTCAAACCTATTTACGAATATTTTAGATAAATTTTTATCATTTGCGTTTGTATTTTTAATAATTTCAATAATGGATAATTATGAGATTATTGAATTATTTAATTTAAAAATTAAATAA
- a CDS encoding leucine-rich repeat domain-containing protein, whose protein sequence is MTQDPNQVNTTKINNLVIPNSVNTVEKGAFRNIELTNVVIPNSVKSIREGAFRNNNLTNLIIPNSVTNIEEGAFENNKLTNVIIPDSVTYIGAGAFRNNNLTNVILPDSVNYIEESAFQNNELTNVVIPNSVTNIGWGAFQNNELTNVVIPNSVTAIGKSAFENNKLINLIIPDSVVIIGESAFKDNKLTNVVIPNSVTNIGWGAFQNNELTNVVIPNSVTNIGWSTFENNKLINLIIPDSVKSIGEHAFQNNELTNVVIPNSVTAIGWGAFQNNKLISVKIPNSVKSIRENAFKDNKLTNVVIPDSVKSIGEHAFYNNSNLTIYCNENSYTKEYATKNNLNYIIIDIDETF, encoded by the coding sequence ATGACACAAGATCCAAATCAAGTAAATACTACTAAAATAAACAATTTAGTGATTCCTAATTCAGTTAACACTGTAGAAAAAGGTGCTTTTAGAAATATTGAGCTAACCAATGTAGTAATCCCAAATTCAGTAAAAAGTATTAGAGAGGGTGCTTTTAGAAATAATAATTTAACTAATTTAATTATTCCAAATTCAGTAACAAATATCGAAGAAGGTGCATTTGAAAATAATAAGTTAACCAATGTAATTATTCCAGATTCTGTTACATATATTGGGGCAGGTGCTTTTAGAAATAATAATTTAACTAACGTAATACTTCCGGATTCAGTTAATTATATCGAAGAAAGTGCTTTTCAAAATAACGAACTAACTAATGTAGTAATCCCAAATTCCGTAACAAATATTGGATGGGGTGCTTTTCAAAATAACGAACTAACTAATGTAGTAATTCCTAATTCAGTAACGGCTATTGGAAAAAGTGCATTTGAAAATAATAAGTTAATCAATTTAATTATTCCAGATTCAGTAGTAATCATTGGCGAAAGTGCATTTAAAGATAATAAATTAACTAATGTAGTAATTCCAAATTCCGTAACAAATATTGGATGGGGTGCTTTTCAAAATAACGAACTAACTAATGTAGTAATTCCTAATTCCGTAACAAATATTGGCTGGAGCACATTTGAAAATAATAAGTTAATCAATTTAATTATTCCAGATTCAGTAAAAAGTATTGGAGAACATGCTTTTCAAAATAACGAACTAACTAATGTAGTAATTCCTAATTCAGTAACGGCTATTGGATGGGGTGCTTTTCAAAATAACAAATTAATTAGTGTAAAAATTCCAAATTCGGTAAAAAGTATTAGGGAAAATGCATTTAAAGATAATAAATTAACTAATGTGGTAATTCCAGATTCAGTAAAAAGTATTGGAGAACATGCATTTTATAACAACTCAAATTTAACAATTTATTGTAATGAAAACTCGTATACTAAAGAATATGCAACTAAAAATAATCTTAATTATATTATAATAGATATCGATGAAACTTTTTAA